A single window of Pectobacterium parmentieri DNA harbors:
- a CDS encoding HNH endonuclease, which yields MAATNHWTRDQLLIAFTLYSQLPFGRLHSRNPDIIRYAALINRTPSALAMKLVNLASLDPFIIDSGRTGLRGASNADRALWQEMDNNPELFEQLCQKAMVSLETGATEAPSLFQASESDIPNYRGGERLAQVKTRIGQQLFRKRVLSNYGERCCVTGLEESTLLVASHIRPWKTAIEHRLDPSNGLCLSSLHDKAFDMGLISFNDSLEMLLSPRIKKLKSTISDVNFAQYEGKQIHLPDAYPPDLSQMAYHREHIFLGQG from the coding sequence ATGGCTGCTACCAACCATTGGACACGGGATCAATTGCTGATCGCCTTCACCCTTTACAGTCAGTTGCCGTTTGGCAGATTGCATTCGCGTAACCCCGACATCATTCGCTACGCAGCGCTGATTAACCGCACACCTTCTGCGCTGGCGATGAAGTTGGTTAACCTCGCCAGCCTCGATCCGTTCATTATCGATTCTGGTCGCACTGGCCTGCGTGGGGCCTCCAATGCCGACCGCGCGCTATGGCAGGAGATGGACAACAACCCTGAGTTATTTGAACAGTTGTGCCAGAAAGCGATGGTATCGCTCGAAACCGGAGCGACAGAAGCGCCATCACTGTTCCAAGCCAGCGAGAGCGACATCCCGAATTACCGCGGCGGCGAGCGCCTCGCACAGGTGAAAACACGCATTGGTCAGCAGCTATTTCGCAAACGCGTGCTCAGTAACTATGGCGAACGTTGCTGTGTTACCGGGCTGGAAGAGTCTACGTTGCTGGTCGCCAGTCATATTCGCCCGTGGAAAACAGCAATAGAACACCGCCTCGATCCCAGCAACGGCCTCTGCCTGTCCAGCCTGCACGACAAAGCCTTTGATATGGGGCTGATCAGCTTCAACGACTCGCTGGAGATGCTACTGTCTCCACGCATCAAAAAGCTGAAAAGCACCATCAGCGACGTCAACTTCGCCCAGTACGAAGGCAAGCAAATCCACCTGCCAGACGCCTACCCACCCGATCTGTCACAGATGGCATACCACCGTGAGCATATTTTTTTGGGACAGGGGTAA
- a CDS encoding HEAT repeat domain-containing protein, which translates to MASYDLLLQQLEKLVTLPDNYYQPAQAGLLDSASRLIALTRHYNGHIRQRAVLCLGFMDEVSALPALIERVNDWAEPVRRAAKQSVRLLLTSDNTAHFVANLPDIFWLLECQRENHQPLVDEIVSFLAEKAHIPSLLAGLSSEDKTVARLSLSILVDRDLLPLKQIFVQAMLHRDPLVRSNAAQYLLSADQDVDHDVMAILLKDTFAPIKQAALQYVMGSAFPVPTPLLIALLFDKNALVRQRASGLLREQNDDPVTHYLAALDRATTVTMCKITLWGLDEHRYDGIVALAERYLDERYPSLYHSALRILILRTGDDAREQLFAALRHSSFAIAKVAWKLFDQQKISLSLPELQRCLEEASSREHVEVYYFLAHKLNKWDWLIFLLDNEQAENAALTQASLTYWIQRFNHSGILPNTRQQARLRDLLDKSPHVISRKSPYIALFLQ; encoded by the coding sequence ATGGCATCTTACGATTTACTGCTGCAACAGTTGGAAAAGCTCGTGACTTTGCCGGACAACTATTATCAGCCCGCGCAGGCTGGCTTGCTAGACTCGGCGTCACGCCTGATAGCGCTTACGCGCCACTATAACGGGCATATTCGGCAGCGTGCGGTGCTGTGTCTGGGCTTCATGGATGAGGTATCTGCCTTGCCAGCACTGATTGAACGGGTGAACGATTGGGCTGAACCAGTACGCCGTGCGGCCAAACAGAGCGTGCGGTTGCTGTTAACGTCGGATAATACCGCGCATTTTGTCGCCAATTTGCCTGATATTTTCTGGCTGCTGGAATGTCAGAGGGAAAATCACCAGCCGCTGGTGGATGAAATCGTCAGTTTTCTGGCTGAGAAGGCACACATCCCGTCGCTACTGGCAGGACTGTCTTCGGAAGACAAAACCGTCGCTCGATTATCTCTGAGTATTCTGGTTGATCGTGATCTGCTCCCACTGAAACAGATCTTTGTGCAGGCGATGTTGCATCGCGATCCGTTAGTAAGATCAAACGCGGCGCAGTATTTGCTAAGCGCGGATCAGGATGTCGATCATGACGTGATGGCGATTCTGTTGAAAGATACGTTCGCACCGATCAAGCAGGCGGCATTGCAGTACGTGATGGGCAGCGCGTTCCCCGTTCCCACTCCTCTGCTGATTGCTTTACTGTTTGATAAGAATGCATTAGTGCGCCAGCGTGCCTCAGGGCTACTGCGTGAGCAAAACGACGATCCGGTCACCCATTATCTTGCGGCACTGGATCGAGCGACGACGGTCACAATGTGTAAAATCACGCTGTGGGGACTCGATGAGCATCGCTACGACGGCATTGTGGCGCTGGCGGAACGCTATCTGGATGAGCGCTACCCCAGTCTTTATCACAGCGCTTTGCGTATTCTTATTCTGCGTACCGGTGACGATGCTCGTGAACAACTGTTTGCTGCTCTGCGACATTCCTCGTTTGCTATTGCGAAGGTTGCGTGGAAGCTGTTTGATCAGCAGAAAATTTCTTTGTCGCTGCCTGAACTCCAGCGCTGTCTGGAAGAGGCATCTTCTAGAGAACACGTTGAGGTGTACTACTTTTTAGCGCACAAGTTGAATAAATGGGACTGGCTGATTTTCCTATTGGATAACGAGCAAGCAGAAAATGCTGCGCTAACGCAGGCTAGCTTGACGTATTGGATACAGCGATTCAACCATTCGGGCATCTTACCGAATACACGGCAACAGGCGCGTTTGCGGGACTTGTTAGATAAAAGCCCACACGTTATCTCGCGCAAAAGTCCGTATATCGCTCTGTTTTTGCAGTGA
- a CDS encoding DNA polymerase beta superfamily protein, with product MMEKDYRVDAAMRTRIKLVLQDVEERYQVKVLYACESGSRGWGFSSPDSDYDVRFLYVHRPEWYLRVEPQRDVIELPIDDELDVCGWEWRKALGLLKRANPTLIEWLDSPVVYQEDRDTTSELRAAVPAWFSPSKARWHYLSMARKNFRGYLQDETVRLKKYFYVLRPLLAVRWIEAGKGMPPMRFSQLLAGTVDDPRLLADIHQLLEIKQRSGEAEYGPRREVIHAFITQMLNEADSSVALPDSKTVDDTMLNALLYRTVMA from the coding sequence ATGATGGAAAAGGATTATCGCGTTGATGCTGCCATGCGGACGCGGATAAAATTAGTCTTACAGGACGTGGAAGAACGTTATCAGGTGAAGGTGCTTTATGCCTGTGAATCGGGCAGCCGTGGCTGGGGATTTTCATCCCCAGATAGCGACTACGACGTGCGCTTTCTCTACGTGCACCGGCCTGAATGGTACTTGCGCGTGGAGCCGCAGCGCGATGTGATCGAGCTGCCTATCGACGATGAACTGGACGTCTGCGGCTGGGAGTGGCGCAAAGCACTCGGCCTGCTTAAGCGGGCTAACCCGACGCTGATCGAATGGCTGGATTCGCCTGTAGTCTATCAGGAAGATCGGGACACTACGTCCGAACTGCGGGCAGCGGTGCCTGCATGGTTCTCGCCGTCCAAGGCACGCTGGCACTATTTGTCGATGGCGCGTAAAAACTTTCGCGGTTATCTGCAAGACGAGACGGTACGCCTCAAAAAGTATTTCTACGTCCTGCGCCCGCTGCTGGCGGTGCGCTGGATAGAGGCGGGTAAAGGGATGCCGCCGATGCGTTTTTCGCAGTTGCTTGCAGGAACGGTAGACGATCCGCGCCTGCTGGCTGACATTCATCAACTGTTGGAGATAAAGCAACGGTCGGGTGAGGCGGAATATGGCCCGCGTCGGGAAGTGATCCACGCGTTCATCACGCAGATGCTGAACGAAGCGGATAGCTCCGTTGCGTTACCAGACAGTAAGACCGTTGATGACACGATGTTGAATGCGCTGCTGTACCGGACGGTGATGGCGTAA
- a CDS encoding RtcB family protein encodes MEEMKTQDYDMMSPVNSAPVKMWTQGVPVEPEARDQLLNTAKMPFIFKHLAVMPDVHLGKGSTIGSVIPTRGAIIPAAVGVDIGCGMIAVRTSLVASDLPDNLLGLRSAIEQAVPHGRSVTRSKRDVGSWQNPPQTVDSHWSLLEPRFKRLTDKYPQLLKTNNYQHLGTLGTGNHFIEICLDEVDRVWVMLHSGSRGVGNAIGSLFIKLAQEDMQQHIANLPDRNLAYFEEGSLHFEDYMEAVEWAQDFARHNREVMMSHTLAALSRIVTKPFTTQQEGVNCHHNYVQRETHFGESVLITRKGAVSAQKGQMGIIPGSMGAKSFIVRGLGNEDSFCSCSHGAGRTMSRTAAKKRFTVEDQIRATAHVECRKDSNVIDEIPMAYKDIDKVMAAQSSLVEIVHTLRQVVCVKG; translated from the coding sequence ATGGAAGAGATGAAAACGCAGGATTACGACATGATGTCGCCAGTGAATAGCGCACCGGTAAAAATGTGGACACAGGGTGTACCTGTGGAACCGGAAGCCCGCGATCAACTGTTGAACACGGCCAAAATGCCGTTCATTTTTAAACATCTGGCGGTGATGCCGGATGTGCATCTGGGAAAAGGATCGACGATCGGTAGTGTGATCCCCACGCGTGGCGCGATTATTCCCGCTGCGGTCGGCGTAGATATCGGCTGTGGAATGATCGCGGTGCGAACATCACTGGTTGCCAGTGACTTGCCGGATAACCTGCTGGGGCTACGTAGCGCGATTGAACAGGCGGTGCCGCACGGACGTAGCGTTACGCGTTCCAAGCGCGACGTCGGTTCCTGGCAGAATCCACCGCAAACGGTGGATTCGCATTGGTCACTGCTGGAACCACGTTTTAAACGTTTGACGGATAAATATCCGCAGTTGCTGAAAACGAACAACTACCAGCACTTGGGAACGTTAGGGACGGGTAACCACTTTATCGAAATCTGTCTGGATGAGGTGGATCGCGTGTGGGTGATGTTGCACAGCGGATCGCGTGGTGTAGGAAACGCGATTGGATCGCTGTTCATCAAGCTGGCGCAGGAAGATATGCAGCAGCACATTGCAAATCTGCCGGACCGTAATCTGGCGTATTTCGAGGAAGGAAGCCTGCACTTTGAGGATTACATGGAAGCGGTCGAGTGGGCGCAGGATTTTGCTCGTCATAACCGTGAAGTGATGATGTCGCATACGCTGGCAGCGCTGTCCCGTATTGTGACGAAGCCGTTTACCACCCAGCAGGAAGGTGTGAACTGCCACCATAACTACGTGCAGCGCGAAACGCACTTTGGTGAATCGGTGCTGATCACCCGTAAAGGGGCGGTATCGGCGCAGAAAGGTCAAATGGGGATCATTCCGGGATCGATGGGGGCGAAGAGCTTCATCGTGCGCGGATTGGGGAACGAAGACAGTTTCTGTTCCTGTAGCCACGGTGCGGGGAGAACCATGAGTCGTACTGCGGCGAAAAAACGTTTTACCGTGGAAGATCAAATCCGTGCGACCGCGCACGTTGAGTGCAGAAAAGATAGCAACGTTATCGACGAAATCCCGATGGCGTACAAAGATATCGATAAGGTGATGGCGGCACAGTCATCGCTGGTGGAAATCGTGCATACGCTGCGTCAGGTGGTGTGTGTAAAAGGATAA
- the rtcR gene encoding RNA repair transcriptional activator RtcR: protein MKRRVVIGVLGTTLDRRGKRENRWTKWRPTVGLCQQPDFPVDRLELLHQSRNEGMAQQVAEDVAVVSPATQVTLQTVELNDPWNLEEVYSAFLDFASHYPFDTENEEYFVHITTGTHVVQICWFLLTEARYLPAKLLQTAPGEKADRPAPQGIYAVIDLDLSRYATLTSRFQHEQQRSVSFLKSGIETRNSTFNTLIDQIERVALRSTAPMLLTGPTGAGKSFLAQRIYQLRQSRHLVSGRFVAVNCATLRGDNAMSTLFGHVKGAFTGALQARSGLLREADGGMLFLDEIAELGLDEQAMLLKAIEEKRFFPFGSDKEVSSDFQLIAGTHRNLREWIAQGKFREDLYARINMWTFPLPGLSERREDIEPNIEYELQRFTRDHQTQIRFDKEARQRYLAFACSPQAAWHGNFRELGSSIARMATLAEQGRITVALVEEEITRLQASWRSDAPATALPPELANIDLFEQRQLETALDVCRTANSLSEAGRLLFAVSRQQKQKPNDADRLRKYLARFGLSWEGLKRV, encoded by the coding sequence ATGAAACGTCGCGTCGTCATTGGTGTGCTGGGCACCACGCTGGATAGACGGGGTAAACGGGAGAATCGCTGGACGAAATGGCGGCCTACTGTCGGCCTGTGTCAGCAGCCGGATTTTCCGGTCGATCGTCTGGAACTGCTGCATCAATCGCGCAACGAGGGAATGGCACAGCAGGTGGCAGAGGATGTTGCCGTGGTGTCACCCGCCACGCAGGTCACGCTTCAGACTGTTGAGTTAAACGATCCCTGGAATCTGGAAGAGGTCTACAGCGCCTTTCTGGACTTTGCGAGCCACTACCCGTTCGATACTGAGAACGAAGAGTATTTCGTCCACATCACCACCGGCACCCACGTCGTGCAGATTTGCTGGTTCCTGCTAACCGAAGCCCGCTATCTGCCCGCCAAGCTGCTGCAAACCGCACCGGGGGAGAAAGCGGATCGCCCTGCACCACAGGGTATCTACGCCGTCATCGATCTGGATCTCAGCCGCTACGCCACCCTCACTAGCCGTTTCCAACACGAACAGCAGCGCTCCGTCTCATTCCTGAAATCCGGCATCGAAACACGCAATAGCACATTCAATACGTTGATCGACCAGATTGAACGCGTCGCGCTGCGATCCACCGCGCCGATGCTCTTGACTGGGCCGACGGGCGCGGGGAAATCCTTTCTGGCGCAACGCATCTACCAGCTACGCCAGTCTCGCCATCTGGTTAGCGGGCGGTTTGTTGCGGTTAACTGTGCCACGCTGCGCGGTGACAATGCGATGTCAACGCTGTTCGGCCATGTGAAAGGCGCATTTACTGGCGCATTGCAGGCAAGAAGCGGGCTGCTGCGTGAAGCGGACGGCGGCATGCTGTTTCTGGATGAAATCGCCGAACTGGGGCTGGATGAACAGGCCATGCTGCTCAAGGCCATTGAGGAAAAACGCTTTTTCCCGTTTGGCTCAGATAAAGAAGTCAGCAGCGATTTTCAGTTAATTGCTGGCACGCACCGCAACCTGCGCGAGTGGATCGCACAGGGCAAATTTCGTGAAGATCTCTATGCGCGTATTAATATGTGGACCTTCCCCTTGCCGGGACTGTCGGAGCGGCGGGAAGACATCGAACCCAACATTGAATACGAGCTCCAGCGCTTCACACGCGATCATCAAACACAGATTCGCTTCGATAAAGAGGCACGACAGCGCTACCTCGCCTTTGCCTGCTCACCGCAGGCAGCGTGGCATGGCAACTTCCGCGAACTCGGCTCTTCTATCGCCCGCATGGCGACACTGGCGGAACAAGGCCGCATCACCGTTGCTCTGGTAGAAGAAGAAATTACTCGCCTGCAAGCCAGTTGGCGGAGTGATGCGCCAGCAACCGCGCTACCGCCCGAACTCGCCAACATCGACCTGTTTGAACAGCGCCAGCTTGAAACCGCGCTCGACGTCTGCCGCACCGCCAATTCGCTCTCCGAAGCCGGTCGCCTGCTGTTCGCCGTCTCACGCCAGCAAAAACAAAAGCCCAACGACGCCGACCGTCTGCGTAAGTATCTGGCACGTTTTGGGCTGAGCTGGGAGGGGTTGAAACGGGTATAA
- a CDS encoding helix-turn-helix domain-containing protein, giving the protein MALKFYESPFHVTHDAEIASKMAMKMDLSIMITNLIKEKGWTQREAAEKLGISQSRVSELKNAKIELFTIDAMFDMLDALGFRAKMSMPSLHQASIAITEIESAG; this is encoded by the coding sequence ATGGCGCTAAAATTCTACGAAAGCCCGTTTCATGTAACGCATGACGCTGAGATTGCCAGCAAGATGGCAATGAAAATGGATTTATCAATCATGATCACTAATTTAATCAAAGAGAAAGGCTGGACACAAAGAGAGGCAGCGGAAAAACTGGGTATCAGCCAGTCGCGCGTTTCAGAACTGAAAAATGCCAAGATCGAGCTTTTCACTATTGACGCCATGTTCGACATGCTGGATGCACTCGGTTTCCGCGCGAAGATGTCGATGCCAAGCCTACATCAGGCATCCATCGCTATAACTGAAATCGAATCAGCAGGCTAA
- a CDS encoding LysR family transcriptional regulator: protein MVKRTVSANKSIDMYAVYVFVTMAEAGSMTAAAARLGLTPSAISQTIRLLEEDFGVKLVNRARRPFVLTPYGIALKNRGEILTEEIANLKAQVLEAGKGIKPDLRIGLVDSFAITCGSVFTKSLMKSSSQLLIRTGLSPQQGEALMRRELDLIVTSDPLIDSDSVVRHQLFSEGYFIITPPDYRKRIKTVEDIRELSAALPLVRFNRNSQIGMQIERYLRRIDIRVPNMLEFDNADTLTSMVAAGIGWAVTTPLSFLQSVAHSREVLTHMPEQLNIKRSLYIVGHRDEYSAFFEEACDVTHDIIKTVFIPKLKTLNRGIEKLVEITPDNSE from the coding sequence ATGGTTAAACGCACAGTGTCCGCCAATAAATCGATCGATATGTACGCCGTCTATGTTTTTGTGACGATGGCGGAAGCAGGAAGCATGACGGCAGCCGCTGCGCGGTTAGGCCTGACGCCCTCTGCCATTTCGCAAACGATTCGGTTATTGGAAGAAGATTTCGGCGTCAAATTGGTTAACCGGGCTCGTCGCCCCTTTGTCCTGACACCCTACGGCATTGCGTTGAAAAACCGGGGAGAAATCCTGACGGAGGAGATTGCAAACCTCAAGGCACAGGTACTGGAAGCGGGAAAAGGCATCAAACCCGACTTACGTATCGGCCTGGTGGATTCATTTGCCATCACCTGTGGTTCGGTGTTTACCAAGAGTTTGATGAAGAGTTCGTCACAGTTGCTGATTCGTACTGGGCTCAGCCCACAGCAGGGTGAAGCGCTCATGCGCCGCGAGCTGGATCTGATCGTCACCAGCGACCCGTTGATCGACAGCGATAGCGTGGTGCGCCATCAACTGTTTTCCGAAGGCTATTTTATTATCACGCCACCGGATTACCGCAAGCGCATCAAAACGGTTGAGGATATCCGCGAGCTTTCCGCTGCACTGCCGCTGGTGCGCTTTAACCGGAACTCGCAGATTGGGATGCAGATTGAGCGCTACCTGCGCCGCATCGATATCCGCGTACCGAACATGCTCGAATTTGATAATGCAGATACCTTAACATCGATGGTGGCAGCAGGCATCGGTTGGGCGGTGACCACCCCGCTTAGCTTCCTGCAATCCGTTGCACATTCCCGCGAGGTGCTCACGCATATGCCGGAACAGCTAAATATCAAGCGTTCGCTTTATATTGTTGGCCACCGTGATGAATACAGTGCGTTCTTTGAAGAAGCGTGCGATGTCACGCATGACATTATCAAAACCGTATTTATTCCAAAATTGAAAACGCTAAACCGCGGAATAGAAAAGCTGGTTGAGATTACCCCAGATAATTCGGAATAA
- the aspA gene encoding aspartate ammonia-lyase, which translates to MSTNIRIEEDLLGTREVPADAYYGIHTLRAIENFYISNSTISDIPEFVRAMVMVKKAAALANKELQTIPRKIADTILQACDEVLNNGKCLDQFPVDVYQGGAGTSVNMNTNEVLANIGLELMGHQKGEYQYLNPNDHLNKCQSTNDAYPTGFRIAVYTSILKLVEAITQLSDGFERKAKEFENILKMGRTQLQDAVPMTLGQEFHAFNVLLKEENRNLLRTAELLLEVNLGATAIGTRLNTPDEYQKLAVQHLAKVSGLPCVPAEDLIEATSDCGAYVMMHSALKRVAVKMSKICNDLRLLSSGPRTGLNEINLPELQAGSSIMPAKVNPVVPEVVNQVCFKVIGNDTCVTMAAEAGQLQLNVMEPVIGQAMFESIQILSSACYNLLEKCVNGITANKDVCEAYVFNSIGIVTYLNPFIGHHNGDIVGKICAETGKSVREVVLERGLLTEEQLDDIFSIQNLMHPAYKAKRYTDENEAV; encoded by the coding sequence ATGTCAACCAATATCCGTATTGAAGAAGACCTGTTAGGTACCCGTGAAGTTCCTGCTGATGCCTATTATGGTATCCATACACTGCGTGCGATTGAGAATTTTTATATCAGTAATAGCACCATCAGCGATATTCCAGAATTTGTCCGCGCGATGGTGATGGTAAAAAAAGCGGCCGCGCTGGCGAATAAAGAACTGCAAACCATTCCGCGTAAAATTGCCGACACTATTTTGCAAGCCTGTGATGAAGTGCTGAATAACGGCAAGTGTCTGGATCAGTTCCCTGTCGATGTGTATCAGGGCGGTGCGGGTACGTCAGTCAACATGAATACCAACGAAGTGCTGGCGAATATCGGTCTGGAACTGATGGGACATCAGAAAGGTGAATACCAGTACCTGAACCCGAATGACCACCTGAACAAATGCCAATCCACCAACGATGCGTACCCGACGGGTTTCCGTATCGCGGTGTACACCTCCATCCTGAAACTGGTTGAAGCGATTACCCAGTTGAGCGATGGCTTTGAGCGCAAAGCGAAAGAATTCGAAAACATCCTGAAAATGGGCCGTACCCAGTTGCAGGACGCCGTGCCGATGACGCTCGGTCAGGAATTCCACGCGTTCAACGTACTGCTGAAAGAAGAAAACCGTAACCTGCTGCGTACCGCCGAGCTGCTGCTGGAAGTGAACCTGGGTGCCACCGCTATCGGTACGCGCCTGAATACGCCGGATGAATACCAGAAATTGGCTGTTCAGCATCTGGCAAAAGTCAGCGGCCTGCCTTGCGTACCGGCTGAAGACCTGATCGAAGCGACCTCCGACTGCGGTGCTTACGTTATGATGCACAGCGCCCTGAAACGCGTAGCAGTTAAAATGTCGAAGATCTGTAACGACCTGCGCCTGCTGTCTTCCGGTCCGCGTACTGGCCTGAACGAAATCAACCTGCCGGAATTGCAGGCGGGCTCGTCCATCATGCCAGCCAAAGTTAACCCGGTTGTCCCAGAAGTCGTGAATCAAGTGTGCTTCAAAGTGATCGGCAACGATACCTGCGTCACCATGGCGGCAGAAGCAGGCCAGTTGCAGTTGAACGTGATGGAACCTGTTATCGGACAAGCGATGTTCGAGTCCATCCAGATTCTGTCTAGCGCTTGCTACAACCTGCTGGAAAAATGCGTCAACGGCATCACTGCCAACAAAGACGTGTGTGAAGCTTACGTCTTCAACTCTATCGGTATCGTGACCTACCTGAACCCGTTCATCGGCCACCACAACGGCGATATCGTTGGGAAAATCTGTGCCGAAACCGGCAAGAGCGTGCGTGAAGTGGTGCTGGAGCGCGGCCTGCTGACCGAAGAACAACTGGACGACATTTTCTCTATCCAGAACCTGATGCACCCAGCTTACAAAGCCAAACGCTACACCGACGAAAACGAAGCCGTTTAA
- a CDS encoding ABC transporter ATP-binding protein: MGKAKEKLQLIQYSVSLLLRSSPTLSCLFLILITLQGLLPTLSVMTSIHLGNIISSADHSGLTTVAILWALTFVIPGVLAPVISTLQSILNSKATFLTQRKIMEAACRIDDLMLIESPDLHDDLEVLSREAAHRPLNLLVNLIDIFRGTLTLLSLSLVLASVVWWLPLAFLLPLVPVTFAVAYSQIDIFKAMLGKGMPARRIKYFLSVLLDVKLAKEIRLFNLSGFFLDKHRQSFNELEDELNQVRRKQLMRPQPWNLLYLLCSLGVMFWFVNYLSTGKISVGGLLGTIQSISFFGLSCQWMVYSFANVGVCFGFFARLKALETVAAAPQAPPEEPWPAPLHEIRFEDVSFAYQDDNFVLKNINLTLRAGDHLAIVGENGAGKSTLIKLLCRLYHPTSGRITCNGTDIARIDIYQWRRQLSAIFQDFGHYNLNIKENVTFTHLSTLETERGFLDACAKAQFALGNGIAPDTLIGKEYAGTELSGGQWQRLALARALYTPGELIILDEPTSAMDPRVEAEIFRQFSTLVHGKTAVMVTHRLGVVKHASYLIVLKQGEIVERGTPADLEQARGEYYSLLKLQREQYQYGEDKEGDVAG; the protein is encoded by the coding sequence ATGGGTAAGGCCAAGGAAAAACTACAGCTTATCCAATACTCAGTCTCGCTTTTGCTTCGTTCTTCGCCGACGTTGTCCTGCCTTTTTCTGATACTAATTACGCTACAGGGACTCTTGCCTACGCTGAGCGTGATGACAAGCATACATCTTGGGAACATTATCAGCAGTGCAGACCATAGCGGGCTCACAACCGTTGCCATACTATGGGCGCTGACCTTCGTTATCCCAGGGGTTTTGGCCCCAGTTATCAGTACGCTACAAAGCATTCTGAATTCTAAAGCCACGTTCCTGACGCAAAGAAAAATAATGGAGGCCGCCTGCCGGATTGACGACCTGATGCTGATTGAATCGCCAGATCTTCATGACGATCTGGAGGTCTTATCCCGAGAAGCAGCACACCGCCCCCTTAATCTACTGGTCAATTTGATCGATATTTTCAGGGGAACTCTGACGCTGCTCAGTTTGTCTCTGGTCCTGGCATCGGTGGTATGGTGGCTACCGCTGGCGTTTCTGCTCCCGCTGGTTCCCGTGACGTTTGCAGTAGCGTATTCGCAGATAGATATCTTCAAAGCAATGCTTGGGAAAGGGATGCCAGCAAGAAGGATAAAGTATTTTCTCTCCGTACTGCTGGATGTGAAGCTTGCGAAAGAAATCCGGCTGTTCAACCTCTCCGGTTTTTTCCTCGATAAACACCGACAGTCTTTCAACGAACTTGAAGATGAGCTCAATCAGGTACGAAGAAAACAACTGATGCGTCCCCAGCCCTGGAACCTGCTTTATCTGCTGTGCTCACTGGGCGTCATGTTCTGGTTTGTCAATTACCTTTCTACCGGGAAAATCTCCGTGGGTGGGCTGCTGGGAACGATCCAGTCCATCTCCTTCTTTGGCCTGTCCTGCCAGTGGATGGTGTATTCATTTGCCAACGTGGGTGTCTGCTTCGGTTTTTTCGCCCGGCTGAAAGCATTGGAAACCGTGGCAGCAGCGCCTCAGGCTCCCCCTGAGGAGCCGTGGCCAGCTCCGCTACATGAGATCCGGTTTGAGGACGTCTCATTTGCCTATCAGGATGATAATTTCGTGTTGAAGAACATCAACCTGACGCTTCGCGCTGGTGACCATCTTGCGATCGTGGGGGAAAACGGTGCAGGTAAAAGCACGCTAATAAAGCTGCTTTGCAGGCTCTATCATCCAACATCAGGGCGCATAACCTGCAATGGTACAGATATCGCCAGAATAGATATTTATCAGTGGCGCCGCCAACTCAGCGCCATATTCCAGGATTTTGGTCACTACAATCTAAATATAAAAGAAAACGTGACGTTCACCCATCTCTCCACTCTGGAAACAGAGCGTGGCTTTCTGGATGCCTGTGCAAAAGCCCAGTTTGCTCTGGGCAATGGTATCGCGCCAGATACCCTTATCGGCAAGGAATATGCCGGTACAGAACTGTCGGGGGGGCAATGGCAGCGTCTGGCCCTCGCCCGCGCGCTGTATACTCCCGGCGAACTCATTATTCTGGATGAGCCAACAAGCGCCATGGACCCCCGCGTTGAGGCAGAAATATTTCGTCAGTTCTCTACCCTTGTTCACGGAAAAACCGCTGTCATGGTCACCCATCGGCTCGGTGTGGTGAAGCATGCCAGCTACCTTATTGTTCTCAAACAGGGAGAAATTGTCGAACGAGGCACACCTGCAGATTTAGAGCAGGCGCGTGGAGAATATTACTCACTGCTGAAGTTGCAGCGGGAACAATATCAGTACGGGGAAGATAAAGAGGGTGACGTGGCCGGATAA